A single window of Pseudomonas lijiangensis DNA harbors:
- a CDS encoding efflux RND transporter permease subunit, which produces MKGSFNLSEWAIKHQSFVWYLMFVALLMGVFSYMKLGREEDPSFTIKTMVIQTRWPGATVDETLKQVTDRIEKKLEELDSLDYVKSYTRPGESTVFVYLRDTTSAKDIPQIWYQVRKKIDDIRGQFPQGLQGPAFNDEFGDVFGSIYAFTADGFSMRQLRDYVEKVRADIRAVPGLGKVEMIGQQDEVIYLNFSTRKLAALGLDQRQVVQSLQSQNAVTPAGVIEAGPERISVRTSGQFASEKDLAAVNLRLNDRFYRLSDIAEITRGYTDPPKPLFRYNGKPAIGLSIAMQKGGNIQEFGKALHERMDISTAELPVGVGVHKVSDQAEVVDKAVGGFTSALFEAVIIVMVVSFVSLGVRAGLVVACSIPLVLAMVFVFMEYSGITMQRISLGALIIALGLLVDDAMITVEMMVTRLEMGETREQAATYAYTSTAFPMLTGTLVTVAGFVPIGLNNSSAGEYTFTLFAVIAVAMLVSWIVAVLFAPVIGVHILSSNIKPKSEEPGRIGRAFNSSMLWAMRHRWLAIGMTLLLFAASLFSMQFVQNQFFPSSDRPEILVDLNLPQNASINETRKVVDRFEASLKDDPDIERWSTYIGQGAVRFYLPLDQQLENPFYAQLVIVSKGLEERGALTERLQKRLRDEYVGIGSYVQPLEMGPPVGRPLQYRVSGENIDKVRQHAIELATLLGKNSHVGEVIYDWNEPGKVLRIDINQDKARQLGLSSEDVAQLMNSVVSGSAVTQVRDDIYLVNVVGRAEDAERGTPETLQNLQIVTPAGASIPLLAFATVGYELEQPLVWRRDRKPTITVKGAVRDEIQPTDLVKQLKPEVDKFAAGLPVGYKVATGGTVEESSKAQGPIASVVPLMLFLMATFLMIQLHSVQKMFLVASVAPLGLIGVVLALIPTGTPLGFVAILGVLALIGIIIRNSVILVTQIHAYEQSGYSPWDAVVEATEHRRRPILLTAAAASLGMIPIAREVFWGPMAYAMIGGIIIATLLTLLFLPALYVAWYRIKEPA; this is translated from the coding sequence AAGTTATACCCGGCCAGGCGAGTCCACGGTTTTCGTTTACCTGCGCGACACCACCAGTGCCAAGGACATACCGCAGATCTGGTATCAGGTGCGCAAGAAGATCGACGACATTCGCGGGCAGTTCCCCCAAGGCTTGCAGGGGCCGGCGTTCAACGACGAATTCGGTGACGTGTTCGGCTCGATCTACGCCTTTACCGCCGATGGTTTCTCGATGCGTCAGTTGCGCGATTACGTCGAGAAGGTGCGCGCCGATATCCGTGCGGTCCCGGGCCTTGGCAAGGTGGAAATGATCGGCCAGCAGGATGAGGTGATCTACCTGAACTTCTCCACCCGCAAGCTGGCGGCTCTTGGTCTGGATCAGCGTCAGGTGGTGCAAAGCCTGCAATCCCAGAACGCGGTGACGCCTGCCGGGGTGATCGAGGCCGGGCCGGAGCGGATTTCCGTGCGCACCTCCGGGCAATTCGCTTCGGAAAAGGACCTGGCAGCGGTCAACCTGCGGCTCAATGACCGTTTCTACCGCTTGAGCGATATCGCTGAAATCACCCGAGGCTATACGGATCCGCCCAAACCGCTGTTCCGTTACAACGGCAAACCGGCCATCGGCCTGTCCATCGCCATGCAGAAGGGCGGCAACATCCAGGAGTTCGGCAAGGCGTTGCATGAGCGCATGGACATCTCCACCGCCGAGTTGCCGGTGGGCGTTGGTGTGCACAAGGTGTCGGATCAGGCTGAAGTGGTGGACAAGGCGGTGGGCGGTTTCACCAGCGCGCTGTTCGAGGCAGTGATCATCGTGATGGTGGTCAGCTTTGTCAGCCTCGGGGTACGTGCCGGTCTGGTGGTGGCCTGTTCCATCCCGCTGGTGCTGGCCATGGTCTTCGTGTTCATGGAATACAGCGGCATCACCATGCAGCGGATTTCCCTCGGGGCGTTGATCATCGCCCTCGGGCTGCTGGTGGACGACGCCATGATTACCGTGGAAATGATGGTCACACGCCTGGAAATGGGCGAAACCCGGGAGCAGGCTGCGACCTATGCCTACACCTCGACCGCGTTCCCGATGCTGACCGGCACGCTGGTAACGGTGGCCGGTTTCGTGCCCATTGGCCTGAACAACAGCTCGGCGGGGGAATATACCTTCACGCTGTTTGCGGTGATTGCCGTGGCGATGCTGGTGTCATGGATCGTGGCCGTGCTGTTTGCGCCCGTGATCGGCGTACATATTCTGAGCAGCAACATCAAGCCCAAGTCCGAAGAGCCGGGCCGTATAGGACGTGCATTCAACAGCAGCATGCTGTGGGCCATGCGTCATCGCTGGCTGGCCATCGGCATGACCCTGTTGCTGTTTGCCGCCTCGCTGTTCTCGATGCAGTTCGTGCAGAACCAGTTCTTTCCGTCGTCGGACCGGCCTGAAATCCTGGTCGATCTGAACCTCCCGCAGAACGCCTCGATCAACGAGACGCGCAAGGTCGTTGACCGTTTTGAGGCCAGCCTCAAGGACGATCCGGATATAGAGCGCTGGAGCACCTATATCGGCCAGGGCGCGGTGCGTTTTTATCTGCCGCTGGACCAGCAACTGGAAAACCCGTTCTACGCCCAGTTGGTTATCGTCAGCAAAGGGCTGGAGGAGCGCGGTGCGCTGACCGAACGGCTGCAGAAGCGCCTGCGCGATGAATATGTCGGGATCGGCTCCTATGTGCAGCCACTTGAAATGGGGCCGCCGGTCGGGCGTCCGCTGCAATATCGGGTCAGTGGCGAGAACATCGACAAGGTTCGCCAGCACGCCATTGAACTGGCCACGCTGTTGGGCAAGAACTCGCACGTGGGTGAAGTCATCTACGACTGGAACGAGCCGGGCAAGGTGCTGCGCATCGATATCAATCAGGACAAGGCGCGACAGTTGGGGCTGTCTTCCGAAGATGTTGCGCAACTGATGAACAGCGTGGTCAGCGGTTCGGCGGTGACTCAGGTGCGTGACGATATCTATCTGGTCAACGTGGTGGGCCGCGCTGAAGATGCCGAACGCGGTACGCCGGAAACCCTGCAGAACCTGCAGATCGTGACGCCTGCCGGAGCCTCGATTCCGCTGCTGGCCTTTGCCACGGTGGGTTACGAACTGGAGCAGCCACTGGTCTGGCGGCGTGATCGCAAACCGACCATCACGGTGAAAGGTGCAGTTCGCGACGAGATCCAGCCGACCGATCTGGTGAAGCAGTTGAAGCCGGAAGTCGACAAGTTCGCCGCAGGTTTGCCGGTGGGCTACAAGGTGGCGACCGGCGGCACGGTTGAAGAAAGCAGCAAGGCCCAAGGGCCGATTGCCAGTGTCGTGCCGCTGATGCTGTTCCTGATGGCGACCTTTCTGATGATCCAGTTGCACAGCGTGCAGAAGATGTTTCTGGTGGCCAGTGTTGCGCCGCTGGGGTTGATCGGCGTGGTGCTGGCGCTTATCCCGACCGGCACGCCATTGGGTTTCGTGGCGATTCTCGGGGTGCTGGCGCTGATCGGCATCATCATCCGCAACTCGGTGATTCTGGTGACCCAGATCCATGCCTATGAACAGAGCGGCTACTCGCCGTGGGATGCCGTGGTCGAAGCCACCGAGCATCGCCGTCGCCCGATTCTGCTGACGGCGGCAGCGGCCAGCCTGGGCATGATCCCCATTGCACGTGAAGTGTTCTGGGGACCGATGGCTTACGCGATGATCGGCGGCATCATCATCGCGACCTTGCTGACCCTGTTGTTCCTGCCCGCTCTTTATGTGGCGTGGTACAGAATCAAGGAGCCCGCGTAG
- a CDS encoding class I SAM-dependent methyltransferase, with protein MKLDAQDLAHITAVTVGHYNQVAEDFREGTRDHDVSQNIAALLRHIQGPTPWQILDFGCGPGRDLKTFSAMGHVAVGLDGSEQFARMAREDSGCEVLHQNFLELDLPLARFDGIFANAVLFHIPKQELPKVLRQLHATLKPDGVLFSSNPRGQNQEGWKGERYGSYHDLESWRELLNEAGFVELEHYYRPTGLPREQQPWLASVWRRS; from the coding sequence ATGAAGCTCGACGCCCAAGACCTCGCCCATATCACCGCCGTCACCGTCGGCCATTACAACCAGGTGGCCGAAGACTTTCGCGAAGGCACCCGCGACCACGACGTCAGCCAGAACATTGCCGCCCTCTTGCGCCATATCCAGGGGCCGACGCCCTGGCAGATTCTGGATTTCGGCTGCGGGCCGGGCCGTGATCTGAAGACTTTCAGCGCCATGGGCCACGTCGCGGTGGGGCTGGACGGCAGCGAACAATTCGCCCGAATGGCTCGCGAGGACAGCGGTTGCGAAGTGTTGCACCAGAACTTTCTGGAGCTGGACCTGCCGCTCGCCCGCTTCGACGGCATCTTCGCCAATGCCGTGCTGTTTCACATTCCCAAACAGGAACTTCCCAAGGTCCTGCGCCAATTGCACGCCACCCTCAAACCGGACGGTGTGCTGTTCAGCTCCAATCCCAGAGGCCAGAACCAGGAAGGCTGGAAAGGCGAGCGCTATGGCTCGTATCACGACCTGGAATCATGGCGTGAGCTGCTGAACGAGGCGGGCTTTGTAGAGCTTGAGCACTACTATCGCCCGACTGGTTTGCCAAGGGAGCAGCAACCTTGGCTGGCGAGTGTCTGGCGACGAAGCTGA
- a CDS encoding methionine ABC transporter permease: MWIDRLLQGVLDTFLMVGVSSFIALLLGIPMAVILVTSSRGGIYEAPVLNQVLGAFVNLFRSIPFLILMVALIPFTRLIVGTSYGVWAAVVPLTIAATPFFARIAEVSLREVDHGLIEAAQAMGCRRWHIVWHVLLPEALPGIVGGFTITIVTMINSSAMAGAIGAGGLGDIAYRYGYQRFDTQIMLTVIVLLVVLVAAIQLGGDRLARVLNKR, translated from the coding sequence ATGTGGATTGATCGTTTGTTGCAAGGCGTGCTCGATACCTTTCTGATGGTCGGCGTGTCCTCTTTCATTGCCCTGCTGCTGGGCATTCCGATGGCGGTGATTCTGGTCACCAGCTCCAGAGGGGGAATCTACGAAGCACCGGTGCTGAATCAGGTATTGGGCGCCTTCGTTAACCTGTTTCGCTCGATTCCGTTCCTGATCCTGATGGTCGCGCTGATCCCGTTCACGCGCCTGATCGTCGGCACCAGTTATGGCGTCTGGGCGGCCGTGGTGCCATTGACCATTGCCGCAACACCCTTCTTCGCCCGCATCGCCGAAGTCAGCCTGCGTGAAGTCGATCATGGCCTCATCGAAGCGGCACAGGCCATGGGTTGCCGTCGCTGGCATATCGTCTGGCATGTACTGCTGCCTGAAGCCTTGCCGGGCATTGTCGGTGGTTTCACCATCACGATCGTCACGATGATCAACTCCTCGGCCATGGCCGGTGCCATCGGTGCCGGTGGGCTGGGTGATATCGCCTACCGCTACGGCTATCAACGCTTCGACACACAGATCATGCTCACCGTGATCGTGTTGCTGGTGGTGCTGGTGGCCGCCATTCAACTGGGTGGCGACCGGCTGGCTCGGGTTCTGAACAAGCGCTGA
- a CDS encoding methionine ABC transporter ATP-binding protein, whose product MNALAQRQEPTAPAHSASHTELHPDLNHAHVRFSNLGKTYHGQQGPVQALSNIELAIQKGEIFGIIGRSGAGKSSLIRTINRLEQPSSGRVLIDQVDIGEFDEDKLVELRRRIGMIFQHFNLMSAKTVWQNVELPLKVAGVPKEQRQRKVTELLELVGLQDKHKAYPAQLSGGQKQRVGIARALVHDPAILLCDEATSALDPETTQSILGLLREINQRLGLTIVLITHEMSVIRDICNRVVVLEKGQVVEQGPVWQVFGNPQHEVSKTLLAPLQLGLPKALLERLTPQAAHPDATLLLDLSFTGVSAEEPDLAALFAALGGQVKLLQGGVERIQERAVGHLTLSISRSPHSRDELLARARQHAPHAEVLGYVD is encoded by the coding sequence ATGAACGCACTCGCGCAACGGCAAGAGCCGACCGCTCCCGCACATTCGGCCAGCCATACCGAACTGCACCCGGACCTGAATCACGCTCATGTGCGCTTCAGCAATCTGGGCAAGACCTACCACGGCCAGCAAGGCCCGGTGCAAGCCCTGAGCAACATCGAACTGGCCATCCAGAAAGGTGAGATCTTCGGCATCATCGGGCGCAGCGGTGCAGGCAAGTCATCGCTGATCCGCACCATCAACCGCCTCGAACAACCCAGCAGCGGCCGGGTGCTGATCGATCAGGTGGACATTGGCGAATTCGACGAAGACAAGCTGGTAGAGCTGCGCCGACGCATCGGCATGATCTTCCAGCACTTCAACCTGATGTCGGCCAAGACCGTGTGGCAGAACGTCGAGCTGCCGCTCAAGGTCGCGGGCGTGCCCAAGGAGCAGCGCCAGCGCAAGGTCACTGAACTGCTGGAGCTGGTCGGCCTGCAGGACAAGCACAAGGCTTACCCGGCTCAGCTCTCCGGCGGGCAGAAACAGCGCGTGGGCATTGCCCGGGCGCTGGTGCATGACCCGGCCATCCTGTTGTGCGACGAAGCGACCTCGGCGCTGGACCCGGAAACCACTCAATCGATCCTTGGCCTGCTGCGCGAGATCAACCAGCGCCTGGGCCTGACCATCGTGCTGATTACCCACGAGATGTCAGTGATCCGCGATATCTGCAACCGCGTGGTGGTGCTTGAAAAAGGCCAGGTGGTGGAGCAAGGCCCGGTGTGGCAAGTGTTTGGCAACCCGCAACATGAGGTGAGCAAAACCTTGCTCGCGCCCCTGCAACTCGGCTTGCCGAAAGCCTTGCTGGAGCGCCTGACGCCACAAGCGGCTCACCCGGACGCCACGTTGCTGCTGGACCTGAGCTTTACCGGCGTCAGCGCCGAAGAACCAGACCTAGCTGCACTGTTCGCAGCCCTGGGTGGCCAGGTGAAGTTATTGCAAGGTGGCGTGGAGCGTATTCAGGAGCGTGCCGTCGGGCATCTGACCCTGTCGATCAGCCGCTCGCCCCACAGTCGAGACGAATTGCTGGCCCGCGCACGCCAGCATGCGCCACATGCGGAGGTACTGGGTTATGTGGATTGA
- a CDS encoding MetQ/NlpA family ABC transporter substrate-binding protein produces MKKPFIALALSLLTLTAHAADAPLKVGTTAAFAIPLEAAVEEAAKQGLKVELVEFTDWIAPNVTLAAGDIDVNYFQHIPFLTNANEAAGYNLVSYAPGIINNVGLYSKKYKSFDELPTGATVAIANDPINSGRGLQLLAKAGLITLKQGVGYKATEEDITANPKKIKIIQVEAVQLVRAYDDADLVQGYPAYIRLAKTFPADSAILFDGLDHPEYVIQFVIKPERKDDPRLARFVDIYQHSPVVRASLDKVNGKLYQPGWKE; encoded by the coding sequence ATGAAAAAACCCTTTATCGCCCTGGCCCTGAGCCTGTTGACCCTCACCGCCCATGCCGCCGATGCGCCCTTGAAAGTCGGCACCACCGCCGCCTTCGCCATCCCGCTGGAGGCGGCTGTCGAAGAGGCCGCCAAACAGGGCCTGAAGGTCGAACTGGTGGAGTTCACCGACTGGATCGCACCCAATGTCACCCTCGCCGCTGGTGACATCGATGTGAACTACTTCCAGCACATCCCGTTCCTGACCAACGCCAACGAGGCCGCCGGTTACAACCTGGTGTCCTATGCACCGGGCATCATCAACAACGTCGGGCTGTACTCGAAGAAATACAAAAGCTTCGATGAGCTGCCCACGGGCGCCACCGTGGCCATCGCCAACGACCCGATCAACAGCGGTCGCGGCCTGCAATTGCTGGCCAAGGCGGGCCTGATCACCCTCAAGCAAGGCGTGGGCTACAAGGCCACCGAAGAAGACATCACCGCCAACCCGAAGAAGATCAAGATCATCCAGGTCGAAGCCGTGCAACTGGTGCGCGCCTACGATGACGCGGATCTGGTTCAGGGCTATCCGGCCTATATCCGTCTGGCCAAGACCTTCCCCGCCGACTCGGCCATTCTGTTCGACGGCCTGGACCATCCGGAATACGTGATTCAGTTCGTGATCAAGCCTGAACGCAAGGACGATCCGCGCCTGGCAAGGTTTGTCGATATCTATCAGCACTCCCCGGTGGTTCGCGCCTCTCTGGACAAGGTCAACGGCAAGCTCTACCAGCCGGGCTGGAAGGAATGA
- a CDS encoding LLM class flavin-dependent oxidoreductase: MARKKILLNAFNMNCIGHINHGLWTHPRDNSTQYKTLEYWTELAKLLERGLFDGLFIADIVGVYDVYQNSVDVTLKESIQLPVNDPLLLVSAMAAVTRNLGFGLTANLTYETPYLFARRMSTLDHLSRGRVGWNIVTGYLDSAARAMGLTEQVEHDRRYDQADEYLEVLYKLWEGSWEDGAVINDRKERVYARPDKVHKVRHKGEFYQVEGYHLCEPSPQRTPVLFQAGSSERGLQFAGQNAECVFISGQNKAATREQVDKVRASAVEAGRNPDSIKVFMGLNVIVGATEAIAREKYAEYRSYASAEAGVAHFAASTGIDFAEYELDEPIQYVKSNAIQSATKNLKNNDWTRQRLLDQHALGGRYITLVGSPEQVADELESWIEETGLDGFNLTRIVTPESYEDFIDLVIPELQRRGSYKTAYEDGSLRQKLFPTGNAHLPDNHAGSRHRRANTDH, encoded by the coding sequence ATGGCCAGGAAAAAGATCCTGCTCAATGCGTTCAACATGAACTGCATCGGCCACATCAACCATGGCCTGTGGACCCATCCACGGGACAACTCCACCCAGTACAAGACCCTGGAATACTGGACCGAACTGGCAAAACTCCTGGAGCGCGGCCTGTTCGACGGACTGTTCATCGCCGATATCGTCGGCGTGTACGACGTGTATCAGAACTCGGTGGACGTCACTCTCAAGGAGTCGATCCAGTTACCGGTCAACGACCCGCTGTTGCTGGTGTCTGCCATGGCGGCAGTCACCCGTAACCTGGGCTTCGGCCTCACCGCCAACCTGACCTACGAAACGCCTTATCTGTTCGCCCGTCGCATGTCGACCCTGGACCACCTGAGCCGTGGCCGGGTGGGCTGGAATATCGTTACCGGCTATCTCGACAGCGCAGCAAGGGCCATGGGTTTGACGGAACAGGTCGAGCACGATCGCCGTTACGATCAGGCCGATGAATACCTGGAGGTGCTGTACAAACTCTGGGAAGGCAGTTGGGAAGACGGCGCGGTCATCAATGATCGTAAGGAACGTGTCTATGCCAGGCCGGACAAGGTCCATAAGGTTCGGCACAAGGGCGAGTTCTATCAGGTCGAGGGTTATCACCTCTGCGAGCCGTCACCGCAGCGAACCCCGGTGCTGTTCCAGGCGGGCAGCTCGGAGCGCGGCCTGCAGTTTGCCGGGCAGAATGCCGAGTGCGTGTTCATCAGCGGCCAGAACAAGGCCGCGACCCGTGAGCAGGTGGACAAGGTACGCGCCAGCGCCGTAGAGGCCGGACGCAATCCCGACAGCATCAAAGTGTTCATGGGCCTGAACGTGATCGTCGGTGCCACCGAAGCCATTGCCCGTGAGAAATATGCCGAATACCGCAGCTACGCCAGCGCCGAAGCCGGTGTCGCGCATTTCGCGGCCTCCACCGGTATCGACTTTGCCGAGTACGAGCTGGACGAACCCATTCAGTACGTGAAAAGCAACGCCATCCAGTCCGCGACGAAAAACCTCAAGAACAACGACTGGACCCGCCAGCGCCTGCTCGACCAGCACGCTCTGGGTGGCCGCTATATCACGCTGGTCGGCTCACCTGAACAGGTGGCGGACGAGCTGGAATCCTGGATCGAAGAAACCGGCCTGGACGGTTTCAACCTGACCCGCATCGTCACCCCGGAAAGCTATGAGGACTTCATCGACCTGGTGATTCCCGAGCTGCAACGTCGTGGCTCCTACAAGACCGCTTATGAAGACGGCAGCCTGCGCCAGAAACTGTTTCCCACAGGCAACGCGCACCTGCCAGACAACCATGCAGGCTCAAGACACCGTAGGGCTAACACCGATCATTGA
- a CDS encoding SfnB family sulfur acquisition oxidoreductase — MSFTPHPVVITSDAQALQVASELAQTFITDSALRDRERRLPNPELDLFSQSGLWGISVPKAFGGAGVSNVTLAQVVQIIAQADGSLGQIPQNHFYALEVLRVNGSEQQQARLYAEVLAGKRFGNALAELGTKTASDRTTRLEREGDGYRINGRKFYATGALYAQRIPTSVIDDEGVQHLAFVPHDSAGLKVIDDWSGFGQRTTGSGSVVFENVYVSADDVIPFQSAFERPTTVGPLAQILHAAIDTGIARAAFEDALVFVRTRTRPWIDSGIEKAVDDPLTLHAFGKLGIRLHAAEALLERAGEYLDIAQADSNDQTLAAVSIAVAEARAISTEISLETSSRLFELAGSQATLAEHGLDRHWRNARVHTLHDPVRWKYHAIGNYYLNDTNPPRRGTI, encoded by the coding sequence ATGAGTTTCACTCCACACCCTGTCGTCATCACCAGTGACGCGCAGGCCCTGCAAGTGGCCAGCGAACTGGCGCAGACCTTCATCACCGACAGCGCGTTGCGTGACCGCGAGCGTCGTCTGCCGAATCCCGAACTCGACCTGTTCAGCCAGTCCGGCCTGTGGGGCATCAGCGTGCCCAAAGCCTTTGGCGGTGCGGGCGTGTCCAACGTCACCCTGGCCCAGGTGGTGCAGATCATCGCCCAGGCCGATGGCTCGCTCGGGCAGATTCCGCAGAACCATTTCTACGCCCTTGAAGTGCTGCGCGTGAATGGCAGCGAGCAGCAACAGGCTCGTCTGTATGCCGAAGTGCTGGCCGGAAAACGCTTCGGCAATGCTCTGGCAGAATTGGGCACCAAAACCGCCAGCGACCGTACTACCCGACTGGAGCGTGAAGGCGACGGTTATCGCATAAACGGCCGCAAGTTCTACGCCACCGGCGCGCTGTACGCGCAGCGGATTCCGACCTCGGTCATTGACGACGAAGGCGTGCAGCACCTGGCTTTCGTCCCTCACGACAGCGCCGGTCTGAAGGTTATCGACGACTGGAGCGGCTTCGGCCAGCGCACCACTGGCAGCGGCTCGGTGGTGTTCGAGAATGTGTATGTCAGCGCCGACGATGTCATCCCGTTCCAGAGTGCTTTCGAGCGCCCAACCACGGTCGGCCCGCTGGCACAGATTCTCCATGCAGCCATCGACACCGGCATTGCCCGTGCAGCCTTTGAAGACGCCCTGGTATTCGTGCGCACCCGCACGCGCCCCTGGATCGATTCAGGCATAGAAAAAGCCGTGGACGACCCGCTGACCCTGCATGCCTTCGGCAAGCTGGGCATCCGTCTGCATGCCGCAGAAGCCCTGCTTGAACGGGCAGGCGAGTATCTGGACATCGCACAGGCTGACAGCAACGACCAGACCCTGGCCGCGGTTTCCATCGCCGTGGCCGAGGCACGGGCCATCAGCACGGAAATCTCCCTGGAAACCAGCAGCAGGCTTTTCGAACTGGCAGGCAGCCAGGCGACGCTGGCCGAGCACGGACTGGATCGTCACTGGCGCAATGCCCGCGTACACACCCTTCATGATCCGGTGCGCTGGAAATATCACGCCATCGGCAATTACTACCTCAACGACACCAATCCTCCACGTCGGGGGACCATCTGA
- a CDS encoding SfnB family sulfur acquisition oxidoreductase: MLHNDAQAIAAAHELADIARLNAARRDQERKLPWSEIEQFTRNGLGSISVPKAYGGPQVSFATIAEVFRIISAADPALGQIPQNQFGILHLLQDGATEEQKKALFQSVLDGWRIGNAGPERGTKNTLELKARITADGDRFVINGQKFYSTGALFAHWVAVKALDDEGRQIMAFVKRGSPGLSIVDDWSGFGQRTTASGTVLLDNVPVEAEHVIANWRLALTPNIQGAVSQLIQAAIDAGIAREAIDDAITFVRERSRPWIDANVERASDDPYVIADIGRLKLDLHAAEALLRKAAQTLDEVSAAPIDEASAARASIAVARAKVLTTEISLQASEKLFELAGSRATLAQYNLDRHWRNARVHTLHDPVRWKYYAVGAWHLNGTQPARHSWI; encoded by the coding sequence GTGTTGCACAACGACGCCCAGGCCATTGCTGCCGCCCATGAACTGGCCGATATCGCACGCCTGAATGCAGCCAGACGCGATCAGGAGCGAAAACTGCCCTGGTCGGAAATCGAGCAGTTCACCCGTAACGGGCTCGGCAGCATTTCCGTTCCCAAGGCTTATGGTGGCCCGCAGGTTTCCTTCGCGACCATCGCCGAAGTGTTCCGGATCATCTCGGCCGCCGACCCGGCACTTGGACAGATCCCACAGAACCAGTTCGGCATCCTCCATCTGTTGCAGGACGGCGCCACCGAAGAGCAGAAAAAAGCGTTGTTTCAAAGCGTCCTGGATGGCTGGCGCATCGGCAATGCAGGCCCCGAACGCGGCACGAAAAACACTCTGGAACTCAAGGCGCGTATCACCGCCGACGGCGACCGTTTTGTCATCAACGGCCAGAAGTTCTATTCCACCGGCGCCTTGTTCGCCCATTGGGTCGCGGTCAAGGCACTGGACGACGAAGGCCGGCAGATCATGGCCTTCGTGAAACGTGGCTCACCGGGCCTGAGCATCGTGGACGACTGGTCGGGCTTCGGTCAGCGCACCACGGCAAGCGGCACGGTGTTGCTGGATAACGTGCCGGTGGAAGCCGAACACGTGATCGCCAACTGGCGACTGGCATTGACGCCGAATATTCAGGGTGCGGTCTCGCAACTGATTCAGGCCGCCATCGATGCCGGCATCGCCCGCGAAGCCATCGATGACGCCATCACCTTTGTACGCGAACGCTCTCGTCCGTGGATCGACGCCAACGTCGAGCGGGCCAGTGACGATCCGTATGTCATCGCCGATATCGGCAGACTGAAACTCGATCTGCATGCTGCCGAAGCCCTCTTGCGCAAGGCCGCGCAAACCCTCGACGAAGTGAGCGCAGCGCCCATCGATGAAGCCTCAGCTGCCCGAGCATCCATTGCAGTGGCTCGCGCCAAGGTGCTGACCACGGAAATCTCCCTGCAGGCCAGCGAAAAGCTGTTCGAGCTGGCAGGCAGCCGCGCCACGCTGGCGCAGTACAACCTCGACCGCCACTGGCGTAACGCCCGCGTGCACACCCTCCATGACCCGGTGCGCTGGAAGTACTACGCCGTCGGCGCCTGGCACCTGAACGGCACCCAGCCTGCACGCCACTCCTGGATTTGA
- the tcyN gene encoding L-cystine ABC transporter ATP-binding protein TcyN → MIVVENLTKEFKGQQVLKGIDLRIESGEVVAIIGPSGSGKTTLLRCLNLLETPTSGTIRVGDIQIDGSRALSQQQGLIRQLRQQVGFVFQNFNLFPHRTALENVIEGPVVVKKVAREKAVALARQLLAKVGLSGKEDSYPRRLSGGQQQRVAIARALAMEPEVILFDEPTSALDPELVGEVLTAIRALAEENRTMVIVTHEMSFARDVANRVIFIDKGVIVEQGEAKALFANPREERTKQFLERTRA, encoded by the coding sequence ATGATCGTGGTTGAAAACCTCACCAAGGAATTCAAAGGCCAGCAAGTGCTCAAGGGCATCGACCTGCGCATCGAGTCCGGGGAAGTCGTGGCAATCATCGGCCCCAGCGGTTCGGGGAAAACCACGCTGCTGCGTTGCCTGAATCTGCTGGAAACCCCCACCAGCGGCACGATCAGGGTAGGTGACATCCAGATTGATGGCAGTCGCGCCTTGAGCCAGCAACAGGGCCTTATCCGTCAGTTGCGTCAGCAGGTCGGGTTCGTGTTCCAGAACTTCAATCTCTTTCCCCATCGCACAGCGCTGGAGAACGTCATCGAAGGCCCGGTGGTGGTCAAGAAGGTTGCCAGGGAAAAGGCCGTGGCTCTGGCTCGGCAACTGCTGGCCAAGGTCGGCCTGTCCGGCAAGGAAGATTCCTACCCGCGCCGTCTGTCCGGCGGTCAGCAGCAACGGGTCGCGATTGCACGGGCATTGGCAATGGAGCCTGAGGTCATTCTCTTCGACGAACCCACCTCTGCGCTGGATCCGGAACTGGTTGGCGAAGTGCTGACCGCCATTCGGGCACTGGCCGAAGAGAACCGCACCATGGTCATCGTCACACACGAGATGAGCTTTGCGCGGGATGTGGCCAATCGGGTGATTTTCATCGACAAGGGCGTGATCGTTGAGCAGGGAGAAGCAAAGGCCTTGTTTGCCAATCCCAGAGAAGAACGTACCAAGCAATTTCTGGAACGCACCAGAGCCTGA